A genomic region of Rhodobium gokarnense contains the following coding sequences:
- the thpR gene encoding RNA 2',3'-cyclic phosphodiesterase encodes MPRLFTGLEVPPEIGMLLSTMRGGLRGARWIDPENYHITLRFIGDVDEHTADEIANALDRVNRPPMPVTLEALGSFGSKKPHSIYVRVAPDPEIMELQAEHERIMQRIGLVAEGRKFTPHVTIARCKGAAAADVAHWLSLRGVFHTTVFTARRFVLFSARASKGGGPYLVEEAYELNRFAA; translated from the coding sequence ATGCCCAGACTGTTCACCGGTCTCGAAGTTCCCCCCGAAATCGGCATGCTGTTGTCGACCATGCGCGGCGGCCTTCGCGGTGCGCGCTGGATCGACCCGGAAAACTACCACATCACCCTGCGCTTCATCGGCGACGTAGACGAGCACACGGCCGACGAGATCGCCAATGCCCTCGACCGGGTCAATCGCCCGCCGATGCCGGTGACGCTGGAGGCGCTTGGCTCCTTCGGCTCCAAGAAGCCCCATTCGATCTATGTGCGGGTGGCGCCCGACCCGGAGATCATGGAACTGCAGGCCGAGCATGAGCGGATCATGCAGCGCATCGGCCTTGTCGCCGAGGGCCGCAAATTCACGCCGCACGTCACCATCGCCCGCTGCAAGGGCGCGGCCGCCGCCGACGTCGCCCACTGGCTGTCGCTGCGCGGCGTCTTCCACACCACCGTCTTCACCGCCCGCCGCTTCGTGTTGTTTTCCGCCAGGGCCTCGAAGGGCGGCGGTCCCTATCTCGTGGAAGAAGCCTACGAGCTCAACCGCTTCGCGGCTTGA
- a CDS encoding metallopeptidase family protein, whose amino-acid sequence MGRDGRFHVNRWARWPAPGLDDFEALAREAFDALPEEFRRLCEGVEIRVKDFPEEEVIETMDLVSGYDLLGLFEGIGLAQTGGATWTGQAPNRISLYRRPILDYWVGGEDTLDEIIAHVLIHEIGHHFGLSDDDMERIEARAD is encoded by the coding sequence ATGGGTCGTGACGGCCGGTTTCACGTCAATCGCTGGGCCAGGTGGCCGGCGCCGGGCCTCGACGACTTCGAGGCCCTGGCGCGCGAGGCGTTCGACGCGCTGCCGGAGGAGTTCCGCAGGCTCTGCGAGGGCGTGGAGATCCGGGTCAAGGATTTTCCCGAAGAGGAGGTCATCGAGACGATGGACCTCGTCTCCGGCTACGACCTCCTCGGCCTCTTTGAAGGCATCGGCCTTGCCCAGACCGGCGGCGCCACCTGGACCGGCCAGGCGCCAAACCGCATCTCGCTCTACCGCCGGCCGATCCTTGACTACTGGGTCGGCGGCGAAGACACCCTCGACGAGATCATCGCCCATGTGCTGATCCACGAGATCGGCCACCATTTCGGCCTGTCCGACGACGACATGGAACGCATCGAGGCGCGCGCCGACTGA
- a CDS encoding disulfide bond formation protein B: MFLTRPTGGLQTLVAAGALIASIGSIAFVWGYQILTGNLPCELCLLQRIPYYLGIPVAAVALAVAAKRGPAPISRGLLVIFGLAMLVGMVIAAYHAGVEWHFWAGPDACTGPVDGPAVQASDLLAKLSAPNTTPVIRCDEPYFRIFGLSFAGLNVLASIFLAAFAFFGAAGRGRTL; the protein is encoded by the coding sequence TTGTTCCTGACCCGACCAACCGGCGGCCTGCAAACCCTTGTCGCGGCCGGCGCCCTCATCGCTTCCATTGGCTCCATCGCCTTCGTCTGGGGCTACCAGATCCTCACGGGGAACCTGCCCTGCGAGCTCTGCCTGCTGCAGCGCATCCCCTACTATCTCGGCATTCCCGTCGCCGCTGTCGCACTTGCCGTTGCCGCAAAGCGCGGGCCGGCGCCGATCAGCCGCGGGCTGCTGGTGATCTTCGGCCTGGCCATGCTCGTCGGCATGGTCATTGCCGCCTACCACGCCGGCGTCGAATGGCATTTCTGGGCCGGGCCGGATGCCTGCACCGGTCCGGTGGACGGGCCCGCGGTCCAGGCGAGCGATCTCCTGGCAAAGCTCAGCGCGCCGAACACGACGCCGGTGATCCGCTGCGACGAGCCCTATTTCCGCATCTTCGGCCTCTCCTTTGCCGGGCTGAACGTGCTCGCCTCCATCTTCCTGGCCGCCTTTGCCTTCTTCGGCGCTGCCGGAAGGGGCCGCACGTTGTGA